A stretch of DNA from Ricinus communis isolate WT05 ecotype wild-type chromosome 4, ASM1957865v1, whole genome shotgun sequence:
TGGTAACTTCATGCTAACTGATTTAACCAATTTTGTATCTCTTTATGTTCATACCTTCATAGATATCATGTGGATGCATTTGCTTTAATAGCAACCTAGTAAGTGGAATTGCAACATATAGTCATTCAAGCACATAATCAGATGTAGTTTTGATTTATAGTCTTGCCAACATTGTTGATTCATGGGGTAAGTACTATTTGCCCCCTGTACTTTTCTGTATTATACTAGTTACCccctaatatttaaaattatatttcttcatctttctattttgtaattttatactaaaaacttCTTCTGTCAGAGTTTACGTTAAACAACTTTAACTAGGTTTGATATTATACTATTTGCTCCCTTATATTTGgtataatatacaaattgccCCTTATagcttatttattatactagaACCCCCTAATTTTTGTggaaaaatcaattttagtgtCTGTACaaagataattaactagtgttctttaattattttaatttctagcGTATTAAATtctagtaaaatataaatattttaaaagtacttacatttatcaaaatattgaaaattcatataatttaacttaaaataaaatagataatattcttattattaattttgttacacTTGAATTGTAACTTTGATAAGAAGTTTTAGGatcaaatgatattttttttatcaatttagttctttaattgcattgattttcaaacaCAAGGGGATtttaatgcaattaataaaatatagggggcaatttgtatattacacaAAATATCATGGGGCAAATAGTATAAAGCCAAACctaattaatgattttctaATGGAAATTCTGACGGAATGggtttttagtataaaattacaaaatagaaggactaatttttaaatgttaggGGATAACTAGTATAATGTAGAAAAACAAAGGGGGCAAATAGTAATTATCCCTTAACTCATCTAGCGTTTATGTCTTAGGAAGAACTTATAGCCTCCATTTTCAGATATCTCACTATACCTACTAATGGGTCATACTCCCATTTCAGTGCCTTTAAGTAGGAAAATATGATGCTTTTAGGAAAAAACATCACAAAGACATATTTTCCTAATTTAAATCTGTAGCGTGTGACGGTGCtctaatctttttcttttcctctactTTAACGATCAATAATTGCTTCCCATCATGGAAAAATGACCTATTTCACGTGTGTATGTAAAAATAGGCAAAGACTATTTGGAAGTATAAAATGCACTAGAAATTTAAGAACCTATATAGGTACCTGAAAAGAAGTATTAAATCATAACCCCGGAATTTTTAACTACTTGAAATGATTTTCTTACATAATTAGCCATTGAATTTTTCAATAGAGTTCTGTAAAAAGTGTTCGAACACTTGATAGTTTTTGGGGAATGCTGGCTGAAGAATAACCCGAATTTGATTCCATTTCCATTCTTGACTTGAGATACTGAGTGGCACTGGTAACAGAATGAATTCACAACTTAATTTGAATCcctaaatttagaaaatcaCAAAGATAAGAGTTGGACCCCTTTTAGTCTCATGACCAGCTTATACCATGTGCTCATGATATATATCTAAGGTCATTTCGAAATGTTTTCTGCAACTATGAGCTTATAATATCTGTGTCATTGCTGACACAAGCATGCACACACACACGTATACTTTTCTAATTACCACGGGCATGTTTAACCACACTACTTCTTGCAGTTCTTTCAGCTGCTGGTGGGATCAAGGTAGACCACCCACATATGAGTAATGGTATTTTTTCCATTTCTCAAAATTGATATATCTTTGTCCTTACATCCTTTTCTTTGCAGCACGTTCTGTTGGTTTAACCTCCATATTCTCCACCTGTagcttgatttttattttttttgcgCAGATGTAGTGGTAGTTGTCGCTGTTGTAATATTAGTAGGTTTGTTTAGCATGCAACACTATGGAACAGATAGAGTTGGCTGGCTCTTTGCTCCTATTGTGCTGCTTTGGTTCCTCTTAATTGGGGGTATTGGAATATACAACATATGGAAATATGACATTAGTGTTCTGAGAGCTTTTTCGCCTGTATATATCTATCGGTATTTGAGAAGGGGAGGTAAAGACGGTTTCACCTCTCTTGGAGGTATTATGCTTAGTATAACAGGTAATTATTCATATagttatttcataattatttttcatagtAAATAACTGATTTACTCCTCTTGCTTTTGTCCTGTCTGATATTCCTCAAGATTGTTTATCTTTGTGGCAGTATCTTGATTACTGTTAATCAATCATTACAGGTACAGAGGCACTCTTTGCCGACTTGGCCCATTTTCCAGTTTCAGCTGTACAGATTGCTTTTACAGTAGTTGTATTTCCATGCCTTCTTTTGGCATATTCTGGACAAGCTGCTTATCTTATTCAAAACAGGGATCATGTGGTTGATGCATTTTATCGTTCTATTCCAGGTTTGATCTGATTATTCCATACATTTTATTTCATGTCAAAGAAGCTGATTACTATTTTAGTAAGGataaattgcaaaaagaaaaaaacaccTTTGCCCTTTTCGTGAATttaatttgactttttttttttggctagGCATGCACagagttttttaatttttgcaatTTAATATACCGATAAAAAATCCAGCATAATCTTGCTGGCGCGGCAATCAGAGTTGGCTGAGCTAATCAGCATGGATGCCATGCAGAACTCCCAGTTTTGCCTATTTGCAAAATTGTTCAGAAACTTTGGAGTCTTTTGCAATCTAACCACAACATTTTGATTCTGGcacaagtttttctttttttctaaggACTTGGGAGCATTTGGTTTAATACTTTCTGAgagttatttttagtttaggaTTAAAATATTAGGTTAGTCAACTTCAGTCCTTggctatttttaaatgttagggggtaactagtataatatagaaaaacacAGGGGGCAAATAGTATTTactcatttttattaacatCTGCGGATGAAGGAAATCCATTTATACTATTCTAACAAAATTTAGAGGACAATTGGGAGGAATAAGGCAATAAGTAATGTTTATGATATATAGGGGCACAAAGAAAATTTTCCCATATaccaatttaaaaataattgtggGGGCAATGGGGCAAGTGTCCTTATTGCCCCACCTGTAGATCCATTTGTCCTCAATTGAGatcaaattattaacttatatgAAGAATTagattagaattttaatacttAGTTATGATTTACACTTTtacaattaagaaatatttaagtGAAGATGTTTCATGATTAATACTCAATACTTAACATAATCTAAACTttactttttctctttatagGATATGGGCACACATGCTTTACCTGCattaataattagaattatgtCTAACATTAAATTGCCTAAGTTTCTTATTGGTTTTTCTAGACTAACTTATACTCTCTATaagataagaaaatttatgcttcacatttatgatttattaatcaattttagtaatttaaaaataactttctatcatcataaaaatataatggtTTGTTAATTTGCCCgtcttatttgattttttcattctaattaaatgcataatttccttattacaataaattatatattaaattattcaatgctttttaatttttaatctctCTTTACTCTtagtttagtttattatttatttattttagttgaattgtatttaaaAGGTTATCTATATTTGTATACCAATTTGCCAAATTAAAACTTTGTGATGAAAATTGCAAAAAAGCGCTAAAGTTTGTGATTTTTGTTTTGGCAATTAGGCAAAAcatgggttttttttttatgtggCATCCACGTGAATTAGCTCAAAATCAACTCTTGTTGCCATGTCAGAAAGATTATGCTGGATTTTAATCAATGTATTGAATTGCAAAAATTGAACAGTTCATGCACGATAATGCAAAAGTAAAAGGTCATGTCACATTCACAAAAGTTGCTAAAGGTcataatctatttatttattttgcaattAGGCCTTTTAGTAACAGTTGTCTTACAACCATAGAAAAACACTTTTAGTCACCACTAGATTCCTAGTAGGATAAAACAATGTAACggtaatcattttattttctttcccttctcctttcttataattatagaaCTATTTTCcacttcattatatatatatatatatatatatatatatatatatatatatatatatatatagagagagagagagagagagagagagagagagagagagaatggaGTGGAAATATATGCAATTGAAATTGTTGTTGGAATAGGGTTCTCAGTATATTAGTGTGTTTGTCTGGGTGACCTGAACTAGgtagaaggaaagaaaaggaaaggcaATTCTATCAATAATGGGTGGAATcagtaaaaattattcattactACAATGGCATGGAGAACAGCTTCAGTGGCTGCTGATTGATTAGCCAATTTGggttttaattttgatttcgGATGATTCTCCTCTGATTTGTGCAAGCTGCTGATGGATGGTACAACGAGAGTTGCTTGGATTAGGAATGTTTCTTTGTAATTTAAAGTTTTAgtttaaccaaaaaaaaaaacaaataaaaaggagTAAAAGTTCATATAACTTATCTCAACTAGTCAGGGAGTAGGACTTGGCTGACTTGTGTTGAAGCATTGTACATAGACACTTGGACCAAATCAGTGGGAACTAGGCCATttaatatagtatttaattagtattCAAAGATTTCATAGTATAAAAAGTTTGTTAAGAGTTTCATCCTTGTGGGGTTGCATGTGGATTTCACAAGTTCTTTTAATATGGGGTAAAAGATGTACACAACTGTGAAACAAGTAGGCTTTTTCCAATCTTCATAATTAAATGAAGAAGAGTAGCTTACAGTTAAGGTGTAAATGTGTTAAATTGCTGATGAATTACTTGTGCTCAGCCCACAACATATTCGCATTTGACTTTGGCTTTTGCAAATAAAACTTGAACttgagtattaaaatattcGACTTTAGTGGCTTAGGACTTTTTAAGTGCTGTAATTTATGAACATGTTTAAGAATTTTGATGATTTCAAAATGGATGTATGGAATTATAAGGTtgaattagataaataaattacatttgtAGGAAGGTAAAAATGGTACCTACTAAGCCTAGTTGAATCTGGGtatgaaaatataatccaatcaaattcaaatcGAGTTCGaaaaatatattgttttaCTTGGCTCAGTTTGGTTATTCCTTTACTACTGACGCAGctaaattattctatttttatcttttactttttacaACTCCTTAATAGTAGCATTGCTTCTTGTCCATTTCTTTTTGCTAATTTCTTGCAGATAGCATATATTGGCCAGTGTTTATTGTTGCAACTGCAGCTGCTATAGTTGCAAGTCAGGCAACGATATCTGCAACGTTTTCAATAATCAAGCAGGCTCATGCACATGGTTGTTTCCCAAGAGTCAAAGTTGTACATACATCAAAGAAGTTCCTTGGCCAGATATATGTTCCTGATATAAATTGGATCCTTATGATTCTTTGCATTTGTGTGACTGCCGggttcaagaatcaaagccaaattgGAAATGCTTATGGTAAGTTACCCTCTCTAAATGGTGTTaaacttttatctttttttttcccctccatccattttattttgttttctctgtATCTGAGTCAGGAAGGTAATGCTAAGTCGTGCATGTTAGAATTTGAAGGAGTGATTTTTATACATGCGTATGTAGGGTCTTAATTCGGGAgcctccttctttctttttttttttccccagTTAGCAGAGGAAGATAAATCTTGGTTactgattttaaattttaaataattagggCCAAACAGGAAACTAGGATCTGTCACCTTATCTCCTATCATGACCagacaaattaaaaatcaGTCAATTCAGATCAGTAAATTAAGACAGAAAGCAGATTACTGATCTGTGTATACCAgttaaattatcaatatatatactaaagcTACAAAAGCAAGCAGGCGTTCAGCACCTCATGAAAAACTAACTTGCCCTCATGAAATACAGTTccttttgttgttttattatCACACTTGGATTTTTCCACCATTTGTTGTGTACTCTTCATGtctcttttatctttattgCTACCAGGTAGACGAGAAAAACTGCTTTTGGGGTGGgctttaaagagaaaaattttgaaattaattttgtaattttgttttctaacttaaaaaaataataaaattgggGTGCAGTTCTATATTTTTGGAGCGTAAGTAGTGCCATTTAAAGAGGATTTTCTTTAGTGATTGTTTTGGCATTATTGAATAATACATAGCtatattctcttttttaaagGAAGTTCTCCAATATTTCCTACAGTTTACAAATAAACATAGGGTAACTTGAATTACCCCTCATGAGGTTTGCTCTTTTAATTCcattcttaaatataaagttaGTACTTTCATCTCATGTATATACAGTTCCACATGATAGCCTTTTCAGCCATCCGTAAGGTCGaagtatatataattagttaatattcgGAGGTGTCATttctattagaaaataaagtgTTTTATACTACAAATATTAGGGACCAATTTGCTATACAAAACAACAAGTGAGGGATCAAATTGTAAGATAGTATATACTGTGTTATACTCGAGTGGTCTTTTTTTGTCGTTTCATATCCTACTAATTGACAATCAATGATCATTTGGGTGGGGCATGAAAagtgttatttttaaaattgcgGGAATGTAAGTGTATAATAGGGCAAACCTTGGAGAGTATCTGTAGTTATccattaacatattaatactCCAAGAACCTTTTTTTTCAGTAATTGAAAACTGTCCACACTAGTTATTTGATACATTGCAAGTAAACTGAACAAAAATGTTTTCATCAACAGGGACAGCTGTTGTGATCGTCATGCTGGTTACCACATTGCTCATGTCTCTAATCATGATACTAGTGTGGCGCTGCCATTGGATTATTGTCCTGCTTTTCACAGGCCTATCACTGGTTGTGGAATGCACTTACTTTTCTGCTGTACTCTTCAAGGTTGATCAAGGCGGGTGGGTTCCCCTTGTAATTGCTGCAGCCTTTCTGATCATCATGTATGTTTGGCATTACGGTACACTGAAACGCTACGAGTTTGAGATGCATAGTAAGGTTTCCATGGCATGGATTGTTGGTCTTGGCCCTAGTTTAGGACTGGTAAGAGTTCCTGGAATTGGACTCGTGTACACCGAGTTGGCAAGTGGCGTTCCCCACATCTTCTCTCACTTCATCACAAATCTACCTGCTATCCATTCTGTTGTTGTTTTCGTCTGTGTGAAGTACCTTCCTGTCTATACAGTTCCTGAAGAAGAGAGATTCCTGGTCAAGCGCATTGGGCCAAAGAATTTCCATATGTTCCGTTGCGTTGCGAGGTATGGCTATAAAGACCTACACAAGAAAGACGaggattttgagaaaaaactCTTTGACAACCTCTTCTTATTTGTCCGGCTCGAGTCGATGATGGAAGGATGTTCTGACTCGGATGAGTATAGTTTATATGGTCAGCAAACTGCACGCTCGAGGGAAGCTTTACTCACTGATAATAATGGAAATACAACTTGTTCTGCAGCAGACTCCATATTTTCATCGGTCGACTCAATCATGCCCGTCAAGTCACCATTACATGCTAATCTCACCACTGGGTCATCAGGTCAAACAAGCAGCAGCCAAATGGAAGTTGATGAGttagaatttttgaataattgTAGGGATGCTGGGGTGGTGCATATACTAGGGAATACAGTGG
This window harbors:
- the LOC107261615 gene encoding potassium transporter 11-like isoform X2; amino-acid sequence: MVIGDGILTPAISVLSAAGGIKVDHPHMSNDVVVVVAVVILVGLFSMQHYGTDRVGWLFAPIVLLWFLLIGGIGIYNIWKYDISVLRAFSPVYIYRYLRRGGKDGFTSLGGIMLSITGTEALFADLAHFPVSAVQIAFTVVVFPCLLLAYSGQAAYLIQNRDHVVDAFYRSIPDSIYWPVFIVATAAAIVASQATISATFSIIKQAHAHGCFPRVKVVHTSKKFLGQIYVPDINWILMILCICVTAGFKNQSQIGNAYGTAVVIVMLVTTLLMSLIMILVWRCHWIIVLLFTGLSLVVECTYFSAVLFKVDQGGWVPLVIAAAFLIIMYVWHYGTLKRYEFEMHSKVSMAWIVGLGPSLGLVRVPGIGLVYTELASGVPHIFSHFITNLPAIHSVVVFVCVKYLPVYTVPEEERFLVKRIGPKNFHMFRCVARYGYKDLHKKDEDFEKKLFDNLFLFVRLESMMEGCSDSDEYSLYGQQTARSREALLTDNNGNTTCSAADSIFSSVDSIMPVKSPLHANLTTGSSGQTSSSQMEVDELEFLNNCRDAGVVHILGNTVVRARRDSRFYKKIAVDYIYAFLRKICRENSVIFNVPHESLLNVGQIFYV
- the LOC107261615 gene encoding potassium transporter 11-like isoform X1 — protein: MEMTSRTELDDESDNNRGSMWDLDQKLDQPMDEEAGRLRNMYREKKFSLLLLLRLAYQSLGVVYGDLGTSPLYVFYNTFPHGIKDPEDVIGALSLIIYSLTLIPLLKYVFIVCKANDNGQGGTFALYSLLCRHAKVKTIPNQHKTDEELTTYSRSFFHEQSFAATTKRWLERQPSRKNALLILVLVGTCMVIGDGILTPAISVLSAAGGIKVDHPHMSNDVVVVVAVVILVGLFSMQHYGTDRVGWLFAPIVLLWFLLIGGIGIYNIWKYDISVLRAFSPVYIYRYLRRGGKDGFTSLGGIMLSITGTEALFADLAHFPVSAVQIAFTVVVFPCLLLAYSGQAAYLIQNRDHVVDAFYRSIPDSIYWPVFIVATAAAIVASQATISATFSIIKQAHAHGCFPRVKVVHTSKKFLGQIYVPDINWILMILCICVTAGFKNQSQIGNAYGTAVVIVMLVTTLLMSLIMILVWRCHWIIVLLFTGLSLVVECTYFSAVLFKVDQGGWVPLVIAAAFLIIMYVWHYGTLKRYEFEMHSKVSMAWIVGLGPSLGLVRVPGIGLVYTELASGVPHIFSHFITNLPAIHSVVVFVCVKYLPVYTVPEEERFLVKRIGPKNFHMFRCVARYGYKDLHKKDEDFEKKLFDNLFLFVRLESMMEGCSDSDEYSLYGQQTARSREALLTDNNGNTTCSAADSIFSSVDSIMPVKSPLHANLTTGSSGQTSSSQMEVDELEFLNNCRDAGVVHILGNTVVRARRDSRFYKKIAVDYIYAFLRKICRENSVIFNVPHESLLNVGQIFYV